One Brachyspira pilosicoli P43/6/78 genomic window carries:
- a CDS encoding B12-binding domain-containing radical SAM protein, translated as MKKEKINRVCITYPPFEYNKGFPLMSLNRQFQWVRNFSCNYPILPAYAATLLKNNGYDVFFIDTVARKMDIIDWLIQIDKINPQLIFFEATTATINYTWDTIDAIKDKYKNAYIVLAGDHVTALPEESFDKSEVDFVITGGDYDILLLSIVNHINNGEKLKEGIYYRTSQGNIRNTGKCKLDYPLDRLPFIDRNLTNWKLYSKENEYYKKTPATFIMSGRGAVFSNYSCAASNILFNNVRLRNPINVVDEIEYLYKRYGIKEFVDVTVSFPMGEWLSLFCQTMIERKLNKKVYIDCHMYFTDLDYHYYKMMKKAGFKTLIVTFPSANTKTLEKLFPSYTSIDSVIESIKMARKAGLFIDMMVKIGYPWENEDDIIATFDVIKYLMTSGYINTMNTSIFVPYPGTNIFNYCKENNYINTDNWFEYDMRSSVLKLEVDDIFQYVEYFYNLSFNPMYVLHKILSIRDIYDIKHHINSFRNVVSSYINRE; from the coding sequence ATGAAAAAAGAAAAAATTAATAGAGTATGTATAACATATCCTCCTTTTGAATATAATAAAGGTTTTCCATTAATGTCTTTAAATAGGCAATTTCAATGGGTGAGGAATTTTAGCTGCAATTATCCAATACTTCCTGCCTATGCTGCTACTTTATTAAAAAATAACGGATATGATGTTTTTTTTATAGATACTGTAGCAAGAAAGATGGATATAATAGATTGGCTTATACAGATAGACAAAATAAATCCGCAATTAATATTTTTTGAAGCTACTACTGCTACTATAAATTATACTTGGGATACTATTGATGCTATTAAAGATAAATATAAAAATGCTTATATAGTTTTGGCAGGCGACCATGTTACAGCATTGCCTGAAGAGAGTTTTGATAAATCTGAAGTAGATTTTGTTATTACAGGAGGAGATTATGATATACTTCTTTTAAGCATTGTAAATCATATTAATAACGGTGAAAAATTAAAAGAAGGTATATATTATAGAACTTCTCAAGGAAATATTAGAAATACCGGCAAATGTAAACTTGACTATCCTCTAGACCGCCTTCCATTTATAGATAGAAATCTTACTAACTGGAAATTATATTCCAAAGAAAATGAGTATTATAAAAAAACTCCGGCTACATTTATTATGTCTGGAAGGGGTGCTGTTTTTAGTAATTATAGTTGTGCAGCTTCCAATATATTATTTAATAATGTTAGATTAAGAAACCCTATTAATGTTGTTGATGAAATAGAATATTTATATAAAAGATATGGTATAAAAGAGTTTGTTGATGTTACAGTATCTTTTCCTATGGGAGAATGGCTTTCACTTTTTTGTCAAACTATGATAGAGAGAAAATTAAACAAAAAAGTTTATATTGATTGCCACATGTATTTTACTGATTTGGATTATCATTATTATAAAATGATGAAAAAAGCTGGTTTTAAAACATTAATAGTTACTTTTCCTTCTGCAAATACTAAGACATTAGAAAAACTTTTTCCTTCATATACTAGTATAGATTCTGTTATTGAGTCTATTAAAATGGCAAGGAAGGCTGGTTTATTTATAGATATGATGGTAAAGATTGGATATCCTTGGGAGAATGAAGACGATATTATTGCTACCTTCGATGTAATAAAATATTTAATGACTAGCGGTTATATTAATACAATGAATACTTCAATCTTTGTGCCATATCCTGGTACCAATATATTTAATTATTGCAAAGAGAATAATTATATTAATACTGATAATTGGTTTGAATATGATATGCGCAGCAGTGTACTCAAATTGGAAGTTGATGATATTTTTCAGTATGTAGAATATTTTTATAATTTATCATTTAATCCTATGTATGTTTTACATAAAATTTTAAGCATTAGAGATATATATGATATTAAGCATCATATAAACTCTTTTAGAAATGTTGTGTCATCGTATATCAATAGGGAGTAA
- a CDS encoding YkgJ family cysteine cluster protein: protein MKVIPSDKIFKDRKEKVTDKLCADCNSLCCHDLVMEISKPKNEEELKTLKWYLYFKHSFIFIYQDTWYHMIRSECRYLDKKTYLCKNYENRHDICTKHSPPKCERYEEWYDVIFDDQYELEKYVYEKKIIKKKSSKSPKKIAKKVK from the coding sequence ATGAAAGTGATACCGTCTGATAAAATTTTTAAAGATAGAAAAGAGAAAGTTACAGATAAATTATGTGCAGATTGTAATTCTTTATGCTGTCATGATTTGGTAATGGAAATATCTAAGCCTAAAAATGAAGAAGAATTAAAAACTTTGAAATGGTATCTTTATTTTAAGCATTCATTTATATTTATATATCAGGATACTTGGTACCATATGATAAGAAGCGAGTGCAGGTATTTAGATAAAAAAACTTATTTGTGTAAAAATTATGAGAATAGACATGATATATGTACTAAGCATAGTCCGCCTAAATGTGAGAGATATGAAGAGTGGTATGATGTAATATTTGATGACCAGTATGAATTAGAAAAATATGTTTATGAGAAAAAAATAATTAAAAAGAAATCTTCTAAATCTCCTAAAAAAATAGCTAAAAAAGTAAAATAA
- a CDS encoding MarR family winged helix-turn-helix transcriptional regulator gives MKEEELKKHIDIIYDHWYETNRFYHIWAKQYGITDLTLFTLGLIYYNKECPQNMVTEKLCIPKQTSCSLLNGLEKKGYITRKINAKDKRNKIITLTKKGIKFAEPILEKLEKLDTDMLASLKDEDIVKYTNCLKELIKFMENYSKD, from the coding sequence ATGAAAGAAGAAGAGTTAAAGAAGCATATAGACATTATATACGACCATTGGTATGAAACTAATAGGTTTTATCATATATGGGCAAAACAGTATGGTATAACAGATTTAACTTTGTTTACACTAGGGTTAATTTATTATAATAAAGAATGTCCGCAGAATATGGTTACAGAGAAATTATGCATACCAAAACAAACTAGCTGTTCTCTTCTTAATGGTCTTGAGAAAAAGGGCTACATTACAAGGAAAATTAATGCCAAAGACAAAAGAAACAAAATTATTACTCTCACCAAAAAGGGTATTAAGTTTGCCGAGCCTATATTAGAAAAACTTGAAAAGCTTGATACAGATATGCTTGCTTCATTAAAAGATGAGGATATAGTGAAGTATACGAATTGTTTAAAAGAGCTGATTAAGTTTATGGAGAATTATTCTAAAGATTGA
- a CDS encoding sodium-dependent transporter, producing MNEKREKLSSRLGFLLVSAGCAIGLGNVWRFPYITGQYGGAAFVVLYLISLVILGLPILIMEFTVGRAGGRDLAGSYRNLEKKGHKWHIIGYVQIFGCVLLLMFYTTIAGWCLYFCYSMAMGYMDGLSPEQVQAFFGNMLASPKTLIFWMFVAVVVATVVCFKGLENGVERVSKIMMTLLFFVLLILIVRAVTLPNAKEGLKFYLLPNFKNMFGDGIAGFSKVAYAAIGQAFFTLSLGIGAMTIFGSYIDKNYSLTGESIMVVILDTLIALLSGLVIFPTTFSFGVNPGQGAGLVFLTLPNIFNSMVLGRLWGALFFLFLSIAALTTIIAVFENIIAFTMSETKWNRKKTTIVVSISIFILSLPAALGSNVLSFIKPLGEGTSIIDGLDFLVSNNFLPLGGIIILIFCTRELGWGWNNFLKEADTGKGLKFPKWSRFYVSYILPLIVLTIFVVDYINKFFLK from the coding sequence ATGAATGAGAAGAGAGAAAAGCTTTCAAGCAGACTAGGATTCTTATTAGTATCAGCAGGCTGTGCTATAGGTTTAGGTAATGTGTGGAGATTTCCATATATTACAGGTCAATACGGCGGAGCTGCTTTTGTTGTTTTGTATTTAATATCATTAGTTATATTAGGGCTTCCAATACTTATAATGGAGTTTACTGTTGGACGTGCCGGCGGAAGGGATTTAGCTGGTTCTTACAGAAACTTGGAGAAAAAAGGTCATAAGTGGCACATAATTGGTTATGTGCAGATTTTTGGCTGTGTTTTACTTTTAATGTTTTATACTACTATAGCTGGTTGGTGTTTATATTTCTGTTATTCTATGGCTATGGGTTATATGGACGGATTAAGCCCTGAGCAAGTTCAGGCATTTTTTGGCAATATGCTTGCTTCACCTAAAACATTAATATTTTGGATGTTTGTTGCTGTTGTTGTTGCTACAGTTGTTTGTTTTAAGGGGCTTGAAAATGGAGTTGAGAGAGTAAGTAAAATTATGATGACTTTACTTTTCTTTGTACTTCTTATTCTTATAGTGAGAGCTGTTACTTTGCCTAATGCTAAAGAGGGTCTTAAATTCTACTTGCTTCCAAATTTCAAAAATATGTTTGGCGATGGAATTGCTGGTTTTTCTAAGGTAGCTTATGCTGCTATAGGTCAGGCTTTCTTTACTTTGAGTTTGGGTATTGGTGCTATGACTATATTTGGAAGCTATATAGATAAAAATTATTCATTAACTGGCGAATCTATAATGGTTGTTATACTAGATACTTTAATAGCATTATTATCTGGTCTTGTAATATTCCCTACTACTTTCTCTTTTGGAGTAAATCCTGGTCAGGGTGCTGGTTTAGTTTTTCTTACTTTGCCTAATATATTTAATTCTATGGTTTTGGGCAGATTATGGGGAGCATTATTCTTCTTATTCTTATCTATTGCGGCATTAACTACTATTATTGCTGTATTTGAAAATATTATAGCTTTCACTATGTCTGAAACTAAATGGAACCGTAAAAAAACTACAATAGTTGTTTCTATATCTATATTTATATTAAGCTTGCCTGCTGCTTTAGGTTCTAATGTATTATCATTTATTAAACCTTTGGGTGAAGGAACTAGCATAATAGACGGTTTAGACTTCTTAGTTTCTAACAACTTCCTTCCTTTGGGCGGTATAATAATATTAATATTCTGTACTAGAGAGCTTGGCTGGGGTTGGAATAACTTCCTTAAAGAAGCTGATACTGGTAAGGGTTTGAAATTCCCTAAATGGTCTAGATTCTATGTTAGTTATATACTTCCTCTTATAGTGCTTACAATTTTTGTTGTAGACTATATTAATAAGTTTTTTCTAAAATAA
- a CDS encoding 4-(cytidine 5'-diphospho)-2-C-methyl-D-erythritol kinase, with translation MNLKKSYKINIEKNIPNGAGLGGGSSNAGLFIKFILKELEIKENEQLIKSFSKFGADIPFFIKRGMSWVNGIGENISHYNYILPYKIIIIYPNIHVSTKVAYSNFKTEDFNKANFLSFKSIFDNKELDFNNIYNNLYNVFENNVFSLEPKIKEYKEQIENKINKKIVMSGSGSSLFTLYDNDDKKIENDYNILKEEFPHLDVFKLALI, from the coding sequence ATGAATCTAAAAAAAAGTTATAAAATAAATATAGAAAAAAACATACCAAACGGTGCTGGTCTTGGAGGAGGTTCTTCTAATGCCGGACTATTTATTAAGTTTATATTAAAAGAACTTGAAATAAAAGAAAATGAACAGCTAATAAAATCTTTTTCTAAGTTTGGAGCAGATATTCCATTTTTTATTAAAAGAGGTATGAGTTGGGTTAATGGCATAGGTGAAAATATTTCACATTATAACTACATACTTCCATATAAAATAATAATAATATACCCAAATATACATGTATCTACAAAAGTTGCTTATTCAAATTTTAAAACAGAAGATTTTAACAAAGCAAACTTTTTATCTTTTAAATCTATATTTGATAATAAAGAATTAGATTTTAATAATATTTATAATAATTTATATAATGTTTTTGAAAACAATGTATTTAGTCTTGAGCCAAAAATAAAAGAATATAAAGAACAAATAGAAAACAAAATAAATAAAAAAATAGTAATGAGCGGTTCTGGTTCTTCTTTATTTACTTTGTATGATAATGATGATAAAAAAATAGAAAATGATTACAACATATTAAAAGAAGAATTTCCTCATTTAGATGTATTTAAATTAGCATTAATATAG
- a CDS encoding nitrilase-related carbon-nitrogen hydrolase encodes MKVSFIQFNVKKDKKENIKKIEEYIKINDASLIVLPELSSSGYLFENREELLSVSESINNEDEINKKSIFINSIIEISKKYNKAIIAGFAEKFKR; translated from the coding sequence TTGAAGGTTTCTTTTATTCAATTTAACGTAAAAAAAGATAAAAAAGAAAATATAAAAAAAATAGAAGAATATATTAAAATAAATGATGCTAGTTTAATAGTACTACCAGAGCTTTCTTCTTCTGGTTATTTATTTGAAAATAGAGAAGAATTATTAAGCGTATCTGAAAGTATAAATAATGAAGATGAAATAAATAAAAAATCAATATTCATAAACTCTATAATAGAAATATCTAAAAAATACAACAAAGCCATAATAGCAGGATTTGCTGAAAAGTTTAAAAGATAA
- a CDS encoding carbon-nitrogen hydrolase family protein — protein MLKSLKDKIYNSALIAESGYLKGVYRKVHLSDFEKKFFDAGDIKESYNVFEVCKEKVSIQICFDVWFSEISRNQILNGSNLICILANFGGENTLDIARVRAIENITPIILCNRVGREKTKDIDAYFIGKSFIVDKDGSFLANADKDETTSLNANIEINNSKSNIICSNFYDEIKKHY, from the coding sequence TTGCTGAAAAGTTTAAAAGATAAAATTTACAATTCAGCATTAATAGCAGAAAGCGGATATTTGAAAGGAGTATACAGAAAGGTTCATTTATCAGATTTTGAAAAGAAGTTTTTTGATGCTGGAGATATAAAGGAATCCTACAATGTATTTGAAGTTTGTAAAGAAAAAGTATCTATACAAATTTGCTTTGATGTATGGTTTAGTGAAATATCTAGAAATCAAATATTAAACGGAAGCAATTTAATATGCATTCTTGCAAACTTTGGAGGAGAAAATACTTTAGATATAGCAAGAGTAAGAGCCATTGAAAACATCACTCCTATAATATTATGCAATAGAGTTGGAAGAGAAAAGACAAAAGATATTGATGCGTACTTTATTGGTAAAAGTTTTATAGTTGATAAAGACGGAAGTTTTTTGGCAAATGCTGATAAAGATGAAACAACATCATTAAATGCAAATATAGAAATTAATAATTCAAAATCTAATATAATATGCTCAAACTTTTATGATGAAATAAAAAAGCATTATTAA
- a CDS encoding DegT/DnrJ/EryC1/StrS family aminotransferase — MKYMNLYRGYEKRKESIDKKIASIIERSQFVFGEELESLEHELANYTGAKYAVGVSSGHVGLVLSLLALGFNAGEDHSTKEVIVPAMTFFSTAEAPAFLGMKVVVCDIDEYFNMDVNKLESLINKNTVAIIPVNLFGQCANYDVILNIAKKHNLFVIEDACQSFGASYKNIKSCSGKLGDIAVTSFFPAKPLGCFGDGGMVFTNDENIYKNLKQLRHHGDEGGMIHVKLGTTGRLDNLQAGILLEKFKGFDDDMKHRRNAAKYYNDNLKDIVKVPQVAEYTESVHAQYVIQVEDNRDEVRTKLNELGIPTALYYPHPIHLAPVLVKKLGYKEGDMPVSEYASKHNLALPIDNDILKEEQDMVIEALKKVINK; from the coding sequence ATGAAATATATGAATCTTTACAGAGGTTATGAGAAGAGAAAAGAGAGTATAGATAAAAAAATAGCTTCTATTATAGAGAGAAGTCAATTTGTATTTGGCGAAGAGCTAGAGAGTTTAGAGCATGAATTAGCAAATTATACAGGAGCTAAATATGCTGTTGGTGTTTCATCTGGACACGTTGGATTAGTGCTTTCACTTTTAGCATTAGGTTTTAATGCCGGAGAAGACCACTCTACAAAAGAAGTAATAGTTCCTGCTATGACATTTTTCTCTACTGCTGAGGCACCTGCTTTTTTAGGCATGAAGGTTGTTGTTTGCGATATTGATGAGTATTTTAATATGGACGTAAACAAATTAGAAAGCCTTATTAATAAAAATACTGTTGCTATTATACCTGTAAACTTATTTGGACAATGTGCTAATTATGATGTGATATTAAACATAGCTAAAAAGCATAATTTATTTGTAATAGAAGATGCTTGTCAGTCTTTTGGTGCTAGCTATAAGAATATAAAATCTTGTTCTGGAAAGTTGGGTGATATTGCTGTTACTTCATTTTTCCCTGCTAAGCCTTTAGGTTGTTTTGGTGATGGCGGAATGGTATTTACTAATGATGAAAATATATACAAAAACTTAAAACAGCTTCGTCATCATGGTGATGAGGGCGGAATGATACATGTTAAGCTTGGTACTACTGGAAGATTAGATAATTTACAAGCTGGCATTTTATTAGAGAAGTTTAAGGGCTTTGATGATGATATGAAGCACAGAAGAAATGCTGCTAAATATTATAATGATAATTTAAAAGATATAGTAAAAGTACCTCAAGTGGCAGAATATACTGAGAGTGTTCATGCTCAATATGTTATACAAGTTGAAGATAATAGAGATGAGGTAAGAACTAAATTAAATGAACTTGGAATACCTACAGCACTTTATTATCCTCACCCTATACATTTAGCACCTGTTCTTGTTAAAAAGTTAGGTTATAAAGAAGGAGATATGCCTGTGTCTGAATATGCTTCTAAGCACAATTTGGCTCTTCCTATAGATAACGATATTCTTAAAGAAGAACAAGATATGGTAATAGAAGCTTTAAAAAAAGTTATAAATAAATAA
- a CDS encoding YtxH domain-containing protein — protein sequence MTKGIFSFILGVSAGVALGLLFAPKAGEETREDIKETMDNIKYKVDDLYHRGVIKTSELYEKGREKTSELYEKGKEKTTDFLDKRKKKSEEANA from the coding sequence ATGACTAAAGGAATATTTTCTTTTATACTTGGAGTAAGTGCAGGTGTTGCATTAGGTTTATTATTTGCCCCAAAAGCTGGTGAAGAGACTAGAGAAGATATTAAAGAAACTATGGATAATATCAAATATAAAGTAGATGATTTATATCATAGAGGAGTTATTAAAACTTCTGAGTTATATGAAAAAGGCAGAGAAAAAACTTCTGAACTATATGAAAAAGGTAAAGAAAAAACTACAGATTTTTTAGACAAAAGAAAAAAGAAATCTGAAGAAGCTAATGCTTAA
- a CDS encoding site-2 protease family protein gives MVSEIFANRLSIGIISYVVFIISASMHEYSHARVAYFFGDNTAKSLGRLTLNPFAHIDILGSVILPLLAAVTGIPVIGWMKAVPVDSRNFSNFERDQALVSFAGPFANLMLASVSFIIIKILAFPVDGTFVIYKLIMALQENSNMLTNIFSNALPIVITMLIMFYMINIMLMFFNLLPFPPLDGGWILRFFLSNKGKNTYDRIYPYGFLILYALLFFGILRTILSFIQTIATYILGNSINALFSI, from the coding sequence ATGGTAAGTGAAATATTTGCAAATAGATTATCAATAGGAATAATATCCTATGTTGTTTTTATAATATCAGCTAGTATGCATGAATATTCTCATGCTAGGGTTGCTTATTTTTTTGGGGATAATACTGCTAAAAGTTTAGGAAGATTAACATTAAACCCATTTGCTCATATAGATATACTTGGAAGTGTTATATTGCCTTTGCTTGCTGCTGTTACTGGCATACCTGTTATAGGCTGGATGAAGGCTGTTCCTGTAGATTCAAGGAATTTTTCTAATTTTGAGAGAGACCAAGCTTTAGTGTCTTTTGCGGGGCCTTTTGCTAATTTAATGCTTGCTAGTGTTTCTTTTATAATAATAAAGATTTTAGCTTTTCCTGTGGACGGCACTTTTGTAATATATAAGTTAATAATGGCATTACAAGAGAATTCAAATATGCTTACTAATATATTTTCAAATGCATTGCCAATAGTAATTACAATGCTTATAATGTTTTATATGATTAATATAATGCTAATGTTTTTTAATTTACTTCCTTTTCCACCATTAGACGGCGGTTGGATATTGAGGTTTTTCTTATCAAACAAAGGCAAAAATACTTATGACAGAATATACCCTTATGGTTTTTTAATATTGTATGCTTTGCTTTTCTTTGGAATATTAAGAACTATACTTTCATTCATACAAACTATAGCAACATATATATTGGGCAATTCTATTAATGCATTATTTTCTATATAA
- the trmD gene encoding tRNA (guanosine(37)-N1)-methyltransferase TrmD: MIIDILTLFEDFYQSPLNSGVISMAKEMNAVDINIVNMREFGEGNYKKCDDYTYGGGPGMIMTYTIFKKYFESNSKGHTIIFSPSGKTLTQQKIKELSQKEHLTLILGHYEGIDYRVEKKYADEAISIGDYVLSGGEIPALLLVDAICRYKGVLNNSESVVNDTFEENANGLLEYEQYTRPFEIDNMKVPDVLISGNHKLIEEYRRERSIIKTFINRSDMFKNIDLTKKDIKTIFNYLIDKTNKIL; the protein is encoded by the coding sequence ATGATAATTGATATACTTACACTTTTTGAAGACTTTTATCAAAGCCCTTTAAATAGCGGAGTAATATCCATGGCAAAAGAAATGAATGCTGTTGATATTAATATAGTTAATATGCGTGAGTTTGGAGAGGGTAATTATAAAAAATGTGATGATTATACCTATGGAGGTGGTCCTGGTATGATTATGACTTACACTATCTTTAAAAAATATTTTGAGAGCAATAGCAAAGGACACACTATAATATTTTCTCCGTCTGGAAAAACTTTAACGCAGCAAAAGATAAAAGAACTATCACAAAAAGAACATCTCACATTAATACTTGGGCACTATGAAGGCATAGATTATAGAGTTGAAAAAAAATATGCTGATGAAGCTATAAGCATAGGAGATTATGTTTTAAGCGGAGGGGAGATACCTGCACTTTTGCTTGTAGATGCAATATGTAGGTATAAAGGAGTGCTTAACAATAGCGAATCTGTGGTAAATGATACTTTTGAAGAGAATGCTAATGGTCTTTTAGAATATGAACAATATACTAGACCCTTTGAAATAGATAATATGAAAGTGCCTGATGTTTTAATTTCCGGCAATCATAAACTTATAGAAGAATATAGAAGAGAGAGAAGCATTATAAAAACTTTTATTAATCGTTCTGATATGTTTAAAAATATTGATTTAACAAAAAAAGACATAAAAACTATATTTAATTATTTAATAGATAAAACTAACAAAATATTATAA
- a CDS encoding replication-associated recombination protein A gives MFDFTEEDNSFLPMAERMRPTSIEEVYGQKHILSENKTLRKMIDKDKITSMVFFGPPGVGKSTVASIIAKKTKREYIKLNAVLSNVSEIREAIKKAEKNLSNEKKTILFIDEIHRFNKSQQDALLPAVENGTIILIGSTTQNPYFYLTNALLSRIMLFEFKNLEDEDIREAVVNAIKDKRGLGEEDIDVEEKAIDLIVKFSHGDVRKALTYLETSYLATQIDETKERLTITEEIVKDVTTKQALNFDEDEHYNTISAFIKSVRGSDPNAAIYYLARMLESGEDPRYIARRLCILAAEDIGLADPNALNIASSLLNIVEFIGMPEGRIPLAEVTIYLALCPKSNSAYNAINKALKDVRNGELYSIPNYLKDNNSASFDRKSNEDYKYPHDYPYHIIKQDYLEKGIRKNYYEAVEIGEERELKKRYEWIIKHIYD, from the coding sequence ATGTTTGATTTTACAGAAGAAGACAACTCTTTTCTTCCAATGGCAGAGCGTATGCGTCCTACTTCTATAGAGGAAGTTTATGGGCAAAAGCATATACTATCAGAAAATAAAACTCTAAGAAAAATGATTGATAAAGATAAAATCACTTCTATGGTTTTTTTTGGTCCTCCGGGAGTTGGAAAATCAACTGTTGCTTCTATAATTGCAAAAAAGACTAAAAGAGAATATATAAAATTAAATGCTGTACTTTCTAATGTTTCAGAAATTAGAGAAGCTATTAAAAAGGCAGAAAAAAATCTATCCAACGAAAAAAAGACAATACTTTTTATTGATGAGATACATAGGTTTAATAAATCTCAGCAAGATGCTTTACTTCCTGCTGTAGAAAATGGAACAATTATTCTTATTGGAAGCACAACTCAAAATCCTTATTTTTATTTAACTAATGCACTTCTTTCACGCATAATGCTTTTTGAGTTTAAAAACCTCGAAGATGAAGACATTAGAGAGGCTGTTGTTAATGCCATAAAAGATAAAAGAGGACTTGGCGAAGAAGATATTGATGTGGAAGAGAAAGCGATAGATTTAATAGTAAAGTTTTCGCATGGAGATGTGAGAAAGGCTTTAACATATCTTGAAACATCATACTTAGCCACACAAATAGATGAAACAAAAGAAAGACTCACAATCACAGAAGAGATAGTAAAAGATGTTACAACAAAGCAAGCATTAAACTTTGACGAAGATGAACATTACAACACTATTAGTGCATTTATAAAGAGTGTAAGAGGAAGCGACCCAAATGCAGCAATTTATTATTTGGCAAGAATGCTTGAATCAGGAGAAGACCCTAGATATATAGCAAGACGCCTTTGTATATTGGCTGCTGAAGATATAGGGCTAGCAGACCCTAATGCACTTAATATAGCATCATCGCTTCTTAATATAGTGGAGTTTATAGGAATGCCGGAAGGAAGAATACCGCTTGCAGAGGTTACTATATATTTGGCACTTTGCCCGAAATCTAATTCAGCATATAACGCTATTAACAAAGCATTAAAAGATGTGAGAAACGGAGAGCTTTATTCTATACCGAATTATTTGAAAGATAACAACTCAGCATCATTCGACAGAAAAAGCAATGAAGATTATAAATATCCTCATGATTATCCTTATCATATAATAAAGCAGGACTATTTAGAAAAAGGCATTAGAAAAAATTATTATGAAGCGGTAGAGATTGGAGAGGAAAGAGAGCTTAAGAAAAGATATGAATGGATAATTAAGCATATATATGATTAG
- a CDS encoding GNAT family N-acetyltransferase: MTIRKTTANDIDKLLEIFDYAREYMKANNNPNQWSDGYPSRENIEQDIQKNESYVCLDDDNNIIATFCFFVGIEEDYNEIYEGKWLNNNKYGVIHRIATLKNQKGVGSFCMKYCFDICKNMRVDTHKDNIPMQRLLEKEGFTKCGIIKLRRNKAERIAFQKSE, translated from the coding sequence ATGACTATAAGAAAAACAACTGCTAATGATATAGATAAACTCTTAGAAATATTCGATTATGCCAGAGAATATATGAAAGCAAATAATAATCCAAATCAATGGTCAGACGGCTACCCTTCAAGAGAAAATATAGAACAAGATATTCAAAAAAATGAAAGTTATGTATGTTTAGATGATGATAATAATATAATAGCAACATTTTGTTTTTTTGTGGGCATTGAAGAAGATTATAATGAAATATACGAAGGCAAATGGCTTAATAACAATAAATACGGAGTTATACACAGAATAGCAACTTTAAAAAATCAAAAAGGAGTAGGTTCTTTCTGCATGAAATACTGTTTTGATATATGCAAAAATATGAGAGTAGATACACATAAAGACAATATACCAATGCAAAGGCTTTTAGAGAAAGAAGGTTTTACAAAGTGCGGCATAATAAAATTAAGAAGAAACAAAGCAGAGAGAATAGCTTTTCAGAAGAGTGAATAA
- a CDS encoding DUF4390 domain-containing protein gives MKYVLTLFIIISFQLYPYELRLYFARANIYNNTLYANVYIGNDMVFYNNIKRYLDNGIITTFNFRVNLFKENLLLDDSIKDAHFFRRMYYDFFTKEYVIYNSQTMAETRNTNFYELIRNTSQINRVDIINTNNLDINSKYYFKTRLSIQFENAYPYLNAFFNMITPLQYRIKWLKSNNFYLDELS, from the coding sequence ATGAAATATGTATTAACATTATTTATTATAATAAGCTTTCAATTATATCCATATGAATTAAGACTTTATTTTGCAAGAGCAAATATATATAATAATACTTTATATGCTAATGTATATATTGGAAATGATATGGTTTTTTATAATAATATTAAAAGATACTTAGATAATGGTATTATAACTACATTTAATTTTAGAGTTAATCTATTTAAAGAAAATTTATTATTAGATGACAGTATAAAAGACGCACATTTCTTTAGAAGAATGTATTATGACTTTTTTACTAAAGAATATGTTATATATAATTCACAAACTATGGCAGAAACAAGAAATACTAACTTTTATGAATTAATTAGAAATACAAGCCAAATAAATAGAGTAGATATTATCAATACAAATAACCTTGATATAAACAGTAAATATTATTTTAAAACAAGACTGTCAATACAATTTGAAAACGCCTATCCATATTTAAATGCATTCTTTAATATGATAACCCCATTACAATATAGAATAAAATGGTTAAAATCTAATAATTTTTATTTAGATGAATTGTCATAA